A portion of the Canis lupus baileyi chromosome 38, mCanLup2.hap1, whole genome shotgun sequence genome contains these proteins:
- the MDM4 gene encoding protein Mdm4 isoform X7 — MDIPSQDQLKQSAEESSSSRKRMEEGNIPTLPTSQHKCRNSREDEDFIKNLTQDETSKLDLGFEEWDVAGLPWWFLGNLRSNYTPRSNGSTDLQTNQDIGTAIVSDTTDDLWFLNESVSEQFGVGIKVEAADTEQTSEEVGKVRDKKVIEVGKNDDLEDSKSISDDTDVEVTSEDEWQCTECKKFNSPSKRYCFRCWALRKDWYSDCSKLTHSLSTSDITAIPEKKENEGIDVPDCRRTISAPVVRPKDVCTKEEKNPKLFDPCNSVEFLDLAHSSESQETISSMGEPSDNLFEQRTDTENMEDCQNLLKPCSLCEKRPRDGNIIHGRTGHLVTCFHCARRLKKAGASCPICKKEIQLVIKVFIA; from the exons ATGGATATTCCAAGTCAAGACCAACTGAAG cAAAGTGCAGAAGAAAGCTCCAGTTCcaggaaaagaatggaagaaggcAATATTCCTACACTGCCTACCTCACAACATAAATGCAGAAATTCTAGAGAAG ATGAAGACTTCATAAAAAACTTAACCCAAGATGAGACATCTAAGCTGGACCTTGGGTTTGAGGAGTGGGATGTAGCTGGGCTGCCTTGGTGGTTTTTAGGAAACCTGAGGAGCAACTATACACCTAGAAGTAATGGCTCGACTGATTTACAGACAAATCAG gatataGGTACTGCTATTGTTTCAGACACCACAGATGACTTGTGGTTTTTGAATGAATCTGTATCAGAGCAGTTTGGTGTGGGAATAAAAGTTGAAGCTGCAGACACTGAACAAACAAGTGAAGAAGTAGGGAAAGTAAGAGACAAAAAG GTGATTGAAGTGGGGAAAAATGATGACCTTGAGGACTCTAAGTCCATAAGTGACGATACTGATGTAGAAGTTACCTCTGAG GATGAGTGGCAGTGTACTGAGTGCAAGAAATTTAACTCTCCAAGCAAGAGGTACTGTTTTCGTTGCTGGGCATTGAGGAAGGATTGGTATTCAGATTGCTCTAAGTTAACCCATTCTCTCTCCACGTCTGATATCACTGCCATACCcgagaagaaggaaaatgaaggcaTTGATGTCCCTGATTGCCGAAGAACCATATCAGCTCCAGTTGTTAGGCCTAAAGATGTAtgtacaaaggaagaaaaaaaccccaagctTTTTGATCCCTGCAACTCAGTGGAATTCTTGGATTTGGCCCACAGTTCTGAAAGCCAAGAAACCATATCAAGCATGGGAGAACCATCAGATAACCTTTTTGAACAGAGAACAGATACAGAAAACATGGAGGATTGCCAGAATCTCTTGAAGCCGTGTAGTCTGTGTGAGAAAAGACCACGAGACGGGAACATTATTCATGGGAGGACAGGCCATCTTGTCACTTGTTTTCACTGTGCCAGAAGATTGAAGAAGGCTGGGGCTTCATGCCCTATATGCAAGAAAGAGATTCAGTTGGTGATTAAGGTTTTTATAGCATAG